The genomic interval GCGCCGCTGCGAGATGCCATCGCTGCCGCCGCGACGGAATACACCTCCGGAGATGCAGGCGTGCTCGATGCCGGCTGCGGCGAGGGATATTACACCGCCCACGTCCTGCACACGCTGCAGGCGCAGGGGGCAAGCCCCTCCGTGTGCGGCGTGGACATCTCGCGCGATGCGCTCATCTGCGCGCACCGCCGCGCGCCGGAGCTGACGCTGGCCGTGGCCAGCATCGCGCACCTGCCGGTCGCGGATGCGAGCTGTGACCTCGTGCTCAATGTCTTCGCGCCGCACGACGCGGCTGAGTTTGCGCGCGTGCTGCGCCCCCAAGGGGTGCTGCTGCGTGTCATCCCGCTCGAGCGCCATCTCTGGGGGCTCAAGCGGGCGGTGTACGACCACCCGTATGAAAACACCGTTCCCGACCCGGCGCTGCCCGGCTTCGCGCTCGCAGAGCAGCGGACGCTGCGCGGCACGATCACCCTGCGCACGAACGCCGACATCGAGGCACTGTTTTGCATGACGCCGTATTACTATAAGAGCGGCGCGCGCGACCAGGCCAAGCTCCACGCGCTCGACACCCTGACCACGGAAACTGAATTTGCCCTCCTGATCTACCGGAAAGCATGAAAAACGTTAGCACTCGAATCAAAAGAGTGCTAACGTTTACTTTTTGTTCATGATATATACTTTATTTATTCATAATTGTATAGTAATTTATATATCGTAAAGAGCGAGAGAAATAAATCGAACGCTCGAGAAAATGATTACCGTGTATAGAATTCTAGGAGGAATATAAAATGTTCGAAATCATGCCTTTTGACCGCAGAAGCTATCGTATGAGCTACAATCCGTTCCGCGAGCTGGAACAGATGGAGAAGAATTTCTGGGGTGACCAGCAGGTCAATCCGTTCCGCACCGACATTTCCGAGACGGCGGACGGCTATAAGCTTGAAGCCGACCTGCCGGGCTTCCGCAAGGAAGACATCCACATCGATATCGACGATGACATTCTGTCCATCCATGCCGAGCACAAGGACAGCAAGGGCGAAAAGGACGACAAGGGCGATTACATTCGCCGCGAGCGTTACTACGGTTCTTACTCCAGAAGTTTCAACGTGTCCGAGATCGACGTCGAGGGCATCAAGGCCGCCTATGAAAACGGAGTCCTGACGCTGACCATGCCCAAGAAGGCCCCGGCAAAGCCGGAGTCCAAGCACCTCGAGATCGAGTGATCGAGGGCCAAAATCGTTAAATCCTTTCATCTCTCATTTTCCTTTCATCCCCCTATCGAAAAGGCGTCCGGTGTCCGGCCGGGCGCCTTTTTCATGCCCGGCCGGACTTGACAGGGCGGGGGAGCGCTGTATAATAGGGTGACTTTGTCGGAATCGAGAGAACCGTTATGCAAAAACTCAGTCAAAAAACACAGGGCATCGTCTATGTCCTCATTGCGGCGTTCGGCTTTTCGCTCATGTCCATGTTCATAAAGCTGGCGGGCGATCTGCCGTCGTTTGAAAAGGCATTTTTCCGCAACTTTGTCGCGCTCATTTTTATCACCATCCTCATGCTGCGCAGCCGCACATCGTTCCGGCCGGAGCGGCGCAATCTCCCGGCGCTGTTCGGCCGGTGCTTTTTCGGTACGCTGGGCCTGCTGTGCAATTTCTATGCCATCGGCAAGCTGAACCTGCCGGACGCGAACATGCTCAACAAGCTCTCGCCGTTTTTCGCCATCCTGTTTTCGATCTTCCTGCTGCGCGAAAAGCCGAACCTTGTGCAGGTCCTTGGTGTGCTGGTCGCCTTCGGCGGCAGCGTGTGCATCATCAAGCCGAGCTTCGCTAATCCCCAGATGCTCCCGGCGCTGGCCGGCGTGCTCGGCGGGTTGGGCGCGGGCGCTGCGTATACGTTCGTGCGTTATCTCGGCGCGCGCGGGGAAAACGGCAGCCGGATCGTGTTTTACTTCTCGGCGTTTTCGTGCATCGTGTGCGTGCCGTTCGTGGCGCTGGATTATGCGCCGATGAGCCTGCTCCAGCTCGTGTATCTGCTGCTGGCGGGCGCGTTCGCGTGCGTCGGGCAGCTCGGCATCACGAAAGCCTATGTCTGCGCGCCGGCCAGGGAGATCTCGGTGTATGACTATACGCAGGTGCTCTTTGCCGCGGCGCTGGGCTTTTTCGTCTTTGGTGATGTACCGGACTGGCTCAGCGTCTTGGGCTATGTGCTCATCTGCGGCGCGGGCGTCGGCATGTTTCTCTATAACCGGCGGCACGACGCTGCCCATCCCTGAAAAAATCGGTTGACGCCGGATGTATGGGCATCCGGCGCCAACTTTTTTGCGTTTTTCATCACGGCGTGGAAAAGTGTTGAGCAACGCATCCCCCCTGGGAGCTTGTGCAGGAAGCGACTGGTGCGTTATAATCTTGTCATAAGAAACGAAGGGAAAGGGCGGTGCATCCTATGCATATGGCAGATGCGTTGCTCACGCCGGCGGTCGCCGGTGTGATGTACGCCGCTTCTGCGGTCGTTGCGGGGGCCTCGATCGTGGAGCTGCACAAGGAAGAAAAGCAGGATCTGACCTCAGCGGCCAAAAAGTTGCCGACCATGGCCGTCATGTCGGCGCTCGTGTTCGCGGGGCAGATGATCAACTACACCATCCCCGGCACCGGCTCGTCCGGCCATCTGTGCGGCGGCCTGCTGCTCACGTCCGTACTCGGGCCGTGGGCGGGATTTTTGTCCATGATCGTGATCCTCACGATCCAGTGCCTGTTCTTTGCCGACGGCGGTCTGCTGGCGCTGGGCGCAAACGTCTGGAACATGGCGTTTTACGGCTGCTTCGTCGGATATTTTCTCATTTACCGGCCGCTGATGCGCAGCCGCTGCTTTGCGCGGCGCGGCGAGCGGGCGGCGAACCGCCTCAAGATCACGCTTGCGTCCGTGCTCGGCTGCGTGCTGACGCTGCAGCTCGGCGCGTTCTCGGTCGTGCTGGAGACGACGCTCTCCGGCATCACGGATCTGCCGTTCGGCGCGTTCTGCGCCATCATGCAGCCGATCCATCTGGCCATCGGCCTGATCGAGGGCCTCATCACGGCGGCGGTGCTGCTGTTCCTCTATGAGGCGCGGCCGGAGCTGCTGCGCGATGTGCGCATGAGCGGCGAAACCACCGGCAAGGCCTCGTTCAAGGGCACGATCGCGGTCATCGCCATCGCGGCGGTGCTCGTCGGCGGCGGCTTGTCGCTGTTGGCCAGCGGCAACCCCGACGGGCTGGAGTGGTCGCTGTTCGGCAACAGCGACGCCGGCTACACGCAGAACATGGGCCTCGACGAGGACAGCTACGGCGTGCAGAGTAGCGCGGCCGACAAGGCCGGCACCGTGCAGGAAAAGACGGCGTTCCTGCCGGACTATTCCTTCGCCGGGAGCGATTCCGCGGCGGGCACGTCCGTGTCCGGCATCGCGGGCGCTGCCATCGTGGCGGCGGCAGCGGCGCTTATCTGCGGTGTCGGCGGCATCTGCCGGCATAAGAAAAACCATTCGCAATAATCAATAATCTCGATACCAGGCATCCAAATACGACCCATGCGGCAAGCTCCTCTCGGGGCTTGCCGCAATGGGCGTTTTTGTACAAACGGGGAGGTGAGCACACATGAACAAAGCGCAGCAAGCGAGCGTCGAGCTGCGGGCCATGGACGAGCTGGCGGCGCAGGATTCGCCGATGCACCGGCTCAGCCCGCTGTCCAAGCTCTTTGTGACCGTGCTCTACATCGTCGTGACGGTCTCGTTTCACAAGTACGATATCTCGGGCGTGTTCGTCATGGTGCTCTTTCCGCTCGTCGGTTATCAGGTCGGCATGATCCCGGTACATACGTGCTTTCACAAGCTGCGCGTGGTCATGCCGCTCGTGTGCGCGGTGGGGCTGTTCAACCCCTTCTTTGACAAGCGGATCGTGCTGTACATCGGCGCGGTCGGCGTCAGCGGCGGTGTGATCTCCATGCTGACGCTGATGATGAAGGGCATCTTCTGTCTCATGGCGTCGTTCCTGCTCGCGGCGACGACGAGCATCGAGGATATCTGCCGCGCGCTGCGGCAGCTGCACGTGCCGAAGGTGCTCACGTCGCTGCTGCTGCTCACATTCCGGTATATCTCCGTGCTGCTCGACGAGGCGGCCATCATGACGGATGCCTACCGTCTGCGTGCGCCGGGGCAGAAGGGCGTGCATATCTCGGCCTGGGGATCGTTTCTGGGCCAGTTGCTGCTGCGCAGCATGGACCGCGCGACCGCGCTCTATGAGAGCATGGAGCTGCGCGGCTATCACGGGGAGTTTCATTACGCGCAGGGCCGGCCGTCGAGTCGGGCCTCGTGGCCGTTTGCCATTGGGTGTGCGGCGCTGATCGTGCTGGCGCGGCTGTACAATCTGCCGGCGCTGCTGGGCGGACTTTTTGCCTGAGGAGGGGCGCATATGCTGTGTTTTGACCATGTTTCGTTTGCCTATCCGGGTGAGCGCACGATCTTAAATGACCTGTCGTTTTCCGTTTCCGAGGGCGAGCAGGTCGGCCTGATCGGCGCCAACGGCGCGGGCAAGTCCACGCTCATGAAGGCGGCGCTGGGGCTCATCACCGTCTCCGGTACGATCACGATCGACGGTCTGGAGATGAACCGTGACAACCTCGCGGACATCCGCCGGCGGCTGGGCTATGTCCTGCAGGACTCAGACAACCAGATGTTCATGCCGACGGTGTTTGAGGATATGCTCTTCGGCCCGCTCAATTACGGCATGCCCCGCCCGGAGGCGGAGGCACTTGTGGATCAAACGCTCGCAGAGCTGAACCTTACGCACCTGAAAAACCGCCGCAACCACAAGCTCTCCGGCGGCGAAAAGCGCATGGCCGCCATTGCGACCATCCTCGCCATGCAGCCGAAGATCATGCTCATGGACGAGCCGTCCACGGCGCTTGACCCGAAAAACCGCCGCACGCTCATCCGCACGCTCAATGCGCTGCCGGTGACGAAGATCATCGCAACGCACGATCTCGACCTCGTGCTCGAGACGTGCGACCGCGTCCTG from Clostridiales bacterium carries:
- a CDS encoding Hsp20/alpha crystallin family protein → MFEIMPFDRRSYRMSYNPFRELEQMEKNFWGDQQVNPFRTDISETADGYKLEADLPGFRKEDIHIDIDDDILSIHAEHKDSKGEKDDKGDYIRRERYYGSYSRSFNVSEIDVEGIKAAYENGVLTLTMPKKAPAKPESKHLEIE
- a CDS encoding DMT family transporter, which gives rise to MQKLSQKTQGIVYVLIAAFGFSLMSMFIKLAGDLPSFEKAFFRNFVALIFITILMLRSRTSFRPERRNLPALFGRCFFGTLGLLCNFYAIGKLNLPDANMLNKLSPFFAILFSIFLLREKPNLVQVLGVLVAFGGSVCIIKPSFANPQMLPALAGVLGGLGAGAAYTFVRYLGARGENGSRIVFYFSAFSCIVCVPFVALDYAPMSLLQLVYLLLAGAFACVGQLGITKAYVCAPAREISVYDYTQVLFAAALGFFVFGDVPDWLSVLGYVLICGAGVGMFLYNRRHDAAHP
- a CDS encoding methyltransferase domain-containing protein; translated protein: MPELTCPVCGGALHREERSLRCGAGHCYDLARQGYVNLLRTNRSKDKRHGDDKRMVAARTAFLDAGYYAPLRDAIAAAATEYTSGDAGVLDAGCGEGYYTAHVLHTLQAQGASPSVCGVDISRDALICAHRRAPELTLAVASIAHLPVADASCDLVLNVFAPHDAAEFARVLRPQGVLLRVIPLERHLWGLKRAVYDHPYENTVPDPALPGFALAEQRTLRGTITLRTNADIEALFCMTPYYYKSGARDQAKLHALDTLTTETEFALLIYRKA
- the cbiQ gene encoding cobalt ECF transporter T component CbiQ, which encodes MNKAQQASVELRAMDELAAQDSPMHRLSPLSKLFVTVLYIVVTVSFHKYDISGVFVMVLFPLVGYQVGMIPVHTCFHKLRVVMPLVCAVGLFNPFFDKRIVLYIGAVGVSGGVISMLTLMMKGIFCLMASFLLAATTSIEDICRALRQLHVPKVLTSLLLLTFRYISVLLDEAAIMTDAYRLRAPGQKGVHISAWGSFLGQLLLRSMDRATALYESMELRGYHGEFHYAQGRPSSRASWPFAIGCAALIVLARLYNLPALLGGLFA
- a CDS encoding energy-coupling factor ABC transporter permease yields the protein MHMADALLTPAVAGVMYAASAVVAGASIVELHKEEKQDLTSAAKKLPTMAVMSALVFAGQMINYTIPGTGSSGHLCGGLLLTSVLGPWAGFLSMIVILTIQCLFFADGGLLALGANVWNMAFYGCFVGYFLIYRPLMRSRCFARRGERAANRLKITLASVLGCVLTLQLGAFSVVLETTLSGITDLPFGAFCAIMQPIHLAIGLIEGLITAAVLLFLYEARPELLRDVRMSGETTGKASFKGTIAVIAIAAVLVGGGLSLLASGNPDGLEWSLFGNSDAGYTQNMGLDEDSYGVQSSAADKAGTVQEKTAFLPDYSFAGSDSAAGTSVSGIAGAAIVAAAAALICGVGGICRHKKNHSQ
- a CDS encoding energy-coupling factor ABC transporter ATP-binding protein; translation: MLCFDHVSFAYPGERTILNDLSFSVSEGEQVGLIGANGAGKSTLMKAALGLITVSGTITIDGLEMNRDNLADIRRRLGYVLQDSDNQMFMPTVFEDMLFGPLNYGMPRPEAEALVDQTLAELNLTHLKNRRNHKLSGGEKRMAAIATILAMQPKIMLMDEPSTALDPKNRRTLIRTLNALPVTKIIATHDLDLVLETCDRVLLLHDGQIAADGPAGEILRDRALLERHSLELPFCLAGVPERAKES